A genomic segment from Dechloromonas denitrificans encodes:
- a CDS encoding peptidoglycan DD-metalloendopeptidase family protein has protein sequence MIRFTVLILPLLLAGCFSQPPAPAVDRSTSAASRTAPVSPVQQPSGPGYYTVKRGETLYRIALEHGQDYKDVAAWNNLANPSSIKEGQVLRVVPPGTVENTGAVVSKPVSSSPVVETRSLDQPPSAQQPVATSNSNLKREPRVGKEPYSDEAYARLNKTGDLPAKPAETKSEPAPAPAPAVVQAPAQPAPAVAAGPDDVPWLWPSAGKVVAPFSESGNKGLDFGGKAGDTVLAAGEGKVVYAGAGLRGYGELVIIKHNATFLSAYAHNRKILVKEGQTVSRGQKIAEMGSTDADSVKLHFEIRKQGKPVDPAQYLPKK, from the coding sequence ATGATTCGATTTACCGTTCTGATTCTTCCCTTGTTGCTGGCCGGTTGTTTTTCTCAACCACCGGCCCCTGCTGTTGACCGCAGTACGTCAGCAGCCTCGCGTACCGCTCCTGTTTCGCCTGTCCAGCAGCCTTCCGGTCCCGGCTACTACACCGTCAAACGTGGTGAAACGCTCTACCGTATTGCCCTGGAACACGGTCAGGACTACAAGGATGTTGCTGCCTGGAATAATCTGGCCAATCCCTCGTCGATCAAGGAGGGGCAGGTATTGCGGGTTGTTCCTCCGGGGACTGTGGAGAATACGGGAGCGGTGGTCAGCAAGCCGGTTAGCTCCAGTCCCGTTGTCGAAACCCGTTCACTCGACCAGCCGCCATCCGCTCAGCAGCCTGTAGCGACGTCAAACAGTAATTTGAAGCGAGAGCCGCGTGTCGGCAAGGAGCCTTATTCCGATGAGGCCTATGCTCGCTTGAATAAAACGGGTGACCTGCCTGCCAAGCCGGCTGAAACCAAATCGGAACCTGCGCCTGCGCCAGCCCCGGCGGTCGTTCAAGCTCCTGCGCAGCCTGCACCGGCGGTAGCTGCCGGTCCGGATGATGTGCCATGGTTGTGGCCCTCCGCCGGCAAAGTCGTCGCGCCGTTCAGCGAGTCCGGCAACAAGGGACTTGATTTCGGCGGCAAGGCAGGCGATACCGTTCTGGCTGCGGGCGAAGGCAAAGTGGTATATGCCGGCGCCGGGTTGCGAGGTTATGGTGAGTTGGTCATCATCAAGCACAACGCCACCTTCCTTTCCGCTTATGCTCATAATCGCAAGATTCTGGTCAAAGAAGGCCAGACGGTGAGCCGCGGGCAGAAAATTGCCGAAATGGGCAGCACGGATGCCGATTCGGTCAAGCTGCACTTTGAAATTCGCAAGCAGGGCAAGCCGGTTGATCCGGCTCAGTATCTGCCGAAAAAATGA
- a CDS encoding protein-L-isoaspartate(D-aspartate) O-methyltransferase, producing the protein MTSQRTRARMIERLREKGIRHEAVLGAMAAVPRHVFVEEALASRAYEDTALPLGMGQTISQPYVVARMIELLLNARPTLGKTLEVGAGCGYQAAVLAQLTNEVYAVERLGPLLEKAKANMRTLQQFNVRLKHADGQLGLPEAGPFDSIIVAAAGSHVPQALLEQLALGGRLVLPIGTTEQYLCFIERTPQGFVETRLDAVRFVPLLAGTQ; encoded by the coding sequence ATGACTTCGCAGCGGACGCGGGCGCGCATGATCGAGCGTTTGCGCGAAAAAGGCATTCGCCACGAGGCGGTGCTGGGTGCCATGGCGGCTGTGCCGCGTCATGTGTTTGTTGAAGAGGCACTGGCGTCCCGTGCCTATGAAGATACCGCCTTGCCGCTTGGTATGGGGCAGACCATTTCTCAGCCTTACGTTGTCGCCCGCATGATCGAATTGCTGCTCAATGCGCGCCCGACACTGGGCAAGACACTTGAAGTCGGTGCAGGTTGCGGTTATCAGGCAGCGGTATTGGCACAGTTGACCAATGAGGTTTATGCCGTCGAACGTCTGGGGCCATTGCTTGAAAAAGCCAAGGCCAACATGCGGACCCTGCAGCAGTTCAATGTCCGCTTGAAACATGCCGATGGCCAGTTGGGTCTGCCTGAAGCCGGGCCCTTTGACAGCATTATTGTGGCAGCGGCTGGTTCGCATGTGCCGCAGGCATTGCTGGAGCAGTTGGCGCTTGGCGGCCGGCTAGTCTTGCCAATTGGTACGACAGAGCAGTATCTTTGCTTCATTGAACGCACGCCTCAGGGATTTGTCGAAACGCGCCTCGACGCAGTTCGCTTTGTCCCGCTTCTCGCAGGAACGCAATGA
- the surE gene encoding 5'/3'-nucleotidase SurE: protein MRILLSNDDGYFAPGLAALAQALSGLGEIVVVAPEQNRSGASNSLTLDRPLFLKTAANGFHFVNGTPTDCVHLAVTGMLDYLPDIIVSGINHGANMGDDTIYSGTVAAATEGFLLGIPSLAISLNNFEGKHFDTAGRVARDLVERFIRNPIKQPVLLNVNVPDIPHAELKGFEVTRLGRRHKAEPVVKMQSPRNETVYWIGAAGAAADAGPGTDFNAVERGCVSITPLQIDLTHPAQLPAVRQWME from the coding sequence ATGCGCATTCTGCTCAGTAACGACGACGGTTATTTTGCGCCGGGGCTTGCCGCCCTGGCGCAAGCGCTTTCCGGGCTTGGTGAAATTGTGGTGGTTGCTCCCGAGCAGAATCGCAGCGGGGCGAGTAATTCGCTGACGCTGGACAGGCCTTTGTTCTTGAAAACAGCGGCCAACGGTTTTCATTTTGTGAATGGAACGCCGACCGATTGTGTCCATCTGGCCGTGACAGGCATGCTGGATTATTTGCCCGACATTATCGTTTCAGGTATCAATCACGGTGCCAACATGGGAGACGATACGATTTATTCGGGGACGGTAGCGGCGGCGACCGAGGGGTTTTTGCTCGGAATACCTTCTCTGGCAATTTCCCTGAATAATTTTGAAGGCAAGCATTTTGATACGGCTGGCCGGGTGGCGCGCGATCTTGTTGAGCGATTTATTCGCAATCCGATCAAGCAGCCGGTATTGCTGAATGTGAACGTGCCCGATATTCCGCATGCCGAATTGAAGGGGTTTGAAGTGACCCGCCTTGGTCGCCGCCACAAAGCCGAGCCAGTTGTCAAAATGCAGTCACCGCGTAATGAAACGGTTTACTGGATTGGTGCGGCAGGTGCGGCAGCTGATGCAGGGCCCGGCACCGACTTCAACGCGGTCGAGCGGGGTTGTGTGTCAATCACACCTTTGCAAATTGATTTGACGCACCCGGCTCAGTTGCCGGCGGTGCGTCAGTGGATGGAGTGA
- a CDS encoding H-NS family nucleoid-associated regulatory protein, with amino-acid sequence MDLSALSVIELRDLQQQIPAELKRREVQDKANILNEVRAFAKARGYAIEDLIGKEVKVKAASTSKVKVKYRHPENPELEWTGRGRKPKWVEAWVANGASLDSLLV; translated from the coding sequence ATGGATCTTTCAGCACTTTCCGTTATTGAATTGCGTGATTTGCAGCAACAGATTCCGGCTGAATTGAAGCGCAGAGAAGTACAGGATAAAGCCAATATCCTCAATGAAGTTCGCGCTTTTGCCAAAGCTCGTGGTTATGCCATTGAGGATTTGATCGGTAAGGAAGTGAAGGTCAAGGCGGCCAGCACATCCAAGGTCAAAGTCAAATATCGTCACCCGGAAAATCCTGAACTGGAATGGACTGGTCGTGGCCGCAAGCCAAAGTGGGTTGAAGCCTGGGTCGCCAATGGGGCGAGCCTGGATAGCCTCCTGGTTTGA
- a CDS encoding ATP-binding protein: protein MAYGYLTLRLSVLAALLWTGVLAFSLVWNLNSTQAQMMAMAYSEARANLNKDIIFRRWATMHGGVYVPVTATQKSVPWLSHVPGRDVTTTDGLKLTLLNPASMLRQIMDAYAEEYGIRGRITGLKYLNPGNAPDDWERRQLEAFSRGDKTEVWEIAEINGQPNLRYLRAMYMETGCDKCHGILGYKTGDMRGATGLNLPLAPYLAQIEESRIQLGISHAVIWLIGLAGIVAGGRLSARWDREREKAQQELAQHRDHLEFQVKERTLALSIAKEAAEAASRAKGTFLANMSHELRTPMNGIMGMVDLALKRTTDSTVREQLSKARKSSQILLAVINDILDLSKIEAERLLFEKVRFQLGEVLENVVSLVSERISEKGLTLRVDSPPELSSLALEGDPLRLGQVLLNLVANAVKFTSQGTVSIRVRPIEESLTTVLLRFEVLDTGIGISTEDQSRLFTAFEQADSSMTRKYGGSGLGLAISKQLSRLMGGDIGVESTLGQGSTFWFSARFDKLEARVEPPHLYTDLDSVEAQIRLDFSGARVLLVEDEPINQEISRCLLEDVGLVVDLADNGLAAVNLAKQNYYSLILMDVQMPEMNGIEATRRIRGDSLNMNTPVLAMTANVFDEDRRACFANGMDDHIGKPVNPDVFFNTLFKWLKFLK, encoded by the coding sequence ATGGCCTACGGATATCTGACTCTTCGGTTATCGGTTTTGGCGGCACTCCTCTGGACTGGAGTGCTGGCCTTTTCGCTTGTTTGGAACTTGAACAGCACCCAAGCCCAGATGATGGCAATGGCCTATTCCGAAGCGCGGGCCAATCTGAATAAAGACATCATTTTTCGCCGTTGGGCAACAATGCACGGTGGCGTTTATGTCCCCGTGACAGCAACGCAAAAATCAGTTCCCTGGCTGTCTCACGTTCCCGGGCGGGATGTCACCACGACGGACGGTCTGAAGTTGACACTCCTGAATCCAGCCTCAATGCTGCGGCAGATCATGGATGCCTATGCCGAAGAGTATGGGATTCGTGGCCGGATTACCGGTCTGAAATACCTGAATCCGGGCAATGCACCGGATGATTGGGAGCGTCGGCAACTCGAAGCTTTTTCCCGGGGAGACAAAACTGAGGTCTGGGAAATTGCCGAGATCAATGGCCAGCCGAATTTGCGATATTTGCGTGCCATGTACATGGAAACCGGCTGTGATAAATGCCACGGTATTCTTGGCTACAAGACGGGTGATATGCGAGGAGCGACAGGGCTGAATTTGCCGCTGGCACCTTATCTGGCTCAGATAGAAGAGTCCCGGATTCAGTTGGGGATCAGTCACGCCGTTATCTGGCTGATCGGGCTGGCTGGCATTGTGGCAGGGGGCAGGCTCTCGGCTCGCTGGGATCGGGAGCGCGAGAAAGCGCAGCAGGAATTGGCTCAACATCGGGATCATCTGGAGTTCCAGGTCAAAGAGCGCACCTTGGCGCTGTCCATCGCCAAAGAGGCGGCAGAGGCAGCCAGTCGCGCCAAAGGGACTTTTCTCGCCAATATGAGCCATGAGTTGCGTACGCCGATGAATGGCATCATGGGGATGGTAGATTTGGCTTTGAAGCGTACAACGGATAGCACCGTACGGGAGCAACTGAGCAAGGCCAGAAAATCGTCACAGATATTGTTGGCTGTGATCAACGACATTCTTGATCTTTCGAAAATTGAAGCGGAGCGCTTGCTGTTCGAAAAAGTCCGGTTCCAGTTGGGAGAGGTTTTGGAGAATGTGGTCAGCCTGGTCTCTGAACGCATCTCGGAGAAAGGATTGACGCTGCGTGTCGACTCGCCGCCTGAATTGTCCTCCCTGGCCCTGGAAGGAGATCCTTTACGTCTCGGGCAGGTTTTGCTCAATCTGGTTGCCAATGCAGTCAAATTTACCTCGCAAGGGACGGTCAGCATTCGTGTGCGCCCGATTGAAGAAAGTCTGACGACGGTTTTGCTCCGTTTTGAGGTTTTGGATACGGGTATTGGTATTTCAACTGAAGATCAATCCCGTTTGTTTACTGCTTTTGAGCAGGCTGACAGTTCAATGACCAGAAAATACGGCGGTTCAGGTCTGGGGCTGGCGATCAGCAAGCAGTTGTCGCGTCTGATGGGGGGCGACATCGGTGTTGAAAGCACCTTGGGGCAAGGGAGTACATTCTGGTTCTCTGCGCGATTTGACAAGCTTGAGGCGAGAGTTGAGCCGCCTCATCTTTACACGGATCTTGATAGTGTTGAAGCGCAGATCAGACTGGATTTTTCTGGCGCTCGCGTTTTGTTGGTTGAGGACGAACCGATCAATCAGGAAATTTCGCGTTGTCTTCTCGAGGATGTGGGACTGGTTGTCGATCTTGCTGATAATGGTTTGGCAGCAGTTAATCTGGCCAAGCAAAATTATTACTCATTGATCTTGATGGATGTTCAAATGCCTGAAATGAATGGTATTGAGGCAACCCGCAGAATTCGAGGTGACTCTTTGAACATGAATACACCCGTTCTCGCAATGACGGCGAATGTTTTTGACGAGGATCGAAGAGCCTGTTTTGCCAATGGAATGGATGACCACATCGGAAAGCCAGTTAACCCGGACGTTTTTTTTAATACCTTATTCAAATGGCTTAAATTTTTAAAGTAA